In the Ursus arctos isolate Adak ecotype North America unplaced genomic scaffold, UrsArc2.0 scaffold_5, whole genome shotgun sequence genome, one interval contains:
- the HDAC3 gene encoding histone deacetylase 3 isoform X1: MAKTVAYFYDPDVGNFHYGAGHPMKPHRLALTHSLVLHYGLYKKMIVFKPYQASQHDMCRFHSEDYIDFLQRVSPTNMQGFTKSLNAFNVGDDCPVFPGLFEFCSRYTGASLQGATQLNNKICDIAINWAGGLHHAKKFEASGFCYVNDIVIGILELLKYHPRVLYIDIDIHHGDGVQEAFYLTDRVMTVSFHKYGNYFFPGTGDMYEVGAESGRYYCLNVPLRDGIDDQSYKHLFQPVINQVVDFYQPTCIVLQCGADSLGCDRLGCFNLSIRGHGECVEYVKSFNIPLLVLGGGGYTVRNVARCWTYETSLLVEEAISEELPYSEYFEYFAPDFTLHPDVSTRIENQNSRQYLDQIRQTIFENLKMLNHAPSVQIHDVPADLLTYDRTDEADAEERGPEENYSRPEAPNEFYDGDHDNDKESDVEI, translated from the exons ATGGCCAAGACCGTGGCCTATTTCTACGACCCCGACGTGGGCAACTTCCACTACG GGGCAGGGCACCCTATGAAGCCCCATCGCTTGGCATTGACCCATAGTCTGGTCCTGCACTACGGTCTCTATAAGAAGATGATC GTCTTCAAGCCGTACCAGGCCTCCCAGCATGACATGTGCCGCTTTCACTCTGAGGACTACATCGACTTCTTGCAGAGAGTCAGCCCCACCAATATGCAAGGCTTCACCAAGAGCCTTAATGCCTTCAACGTGGGTGATGACTG CCCAGTGTTTCCCGGGCTCTTTGAGTTCTGTTCCCGTTATACAGGCGCATCTCTGCAAGGAGCAACCCAGCTGAACAATAAG atctGTGATATTGCCATTAACTGGGCTGGTGGCCTGCACCATGCCAAGAAGTTTGAG GCCTCTGGCTTCTGCTATGTCAATGACATTGTGATTGGCATCCTGGAGCTGCTCAA GTACCACCCTCGGGTGCTCTACATTGATATCGACATTCACCATGGTGATGGAGTTCAGGAAGCCTTCTACCTCACTGACCGGGTGATGACAGTCTCCTTCCACAAATATGGAAACTACTTCTTTCCTGGCACAG GGGATATGTATGAAGTTGGAGCAGAGAGTGGCCGCTACTACTGTCTCAATGTGCCCTTGCGGGATGGCATCGATGACCAGA GTTACAAGCACCTTTTCCAGCCGGTTATCAACCAGGTGGTGGACTTCTACCAACCCACATGCATTGTGCTCCAG TGTGGAGCTGACTCCCTGGGATGTGATCGTTTGGGCTGCTTCAACCTCAGCATTCGAGGACATGG GGAATGCGTCGAATATGTCAAGAGCTTCAATATCCCTCTACTGGTGCTAGGTGGTGGTGGCTATACTGTCCGAAATGTTGCGCGATGCTG GACATATGAAACATCACTGCTGGTAGAAGAAGCCATCAGTGAGGAGCTTCCCTATAGCG AATACTTCGAGTACTTTGCCCCAGACTTCACGCTGCATCCAGATGTCAGCACCCGCATCGAGAATCAGAACTCACGCCAG TATTTGGACCAGATCCGCCAGACAATCTTTGAAAACCTGAAGATGCTGAACCATGCACCCAGTGTCCAGATTCATGATGTGCCTGCAGACCTCCTGACCTACGACAGGACTGATGAGGCTGATGCAGAGGAGAGGGGTCCTGAGGAGAACTATAGCAG GCCAGAGGCACCCAACGAGTTCTATGATGGAGACCATGACAATGACAAGGAAAGCGACGTGGAGATTTAA
- the HDAC3 gene encoding histone deacetylase 3 isoform X2, whose protein sequence is MCRFHSEDYIDFLQRVSPTNMQGFTKSLNAFNVGDDCPVFPGLFEFCSRYTGASLQGATQLNNKICDIAINWAGGLHHAKKFEASGFCYVNDIVIGILELLKYHPRVLYIDIDIHHGDGVQEAFYLTDRVMTVSFHKYGNYFFPGTGDMYEVGAESGRYYCLNVPLRDGIDDQSYKHLFQPVINQVVDFYQPTCIVLQCGADSLGCDRLGCFNLSIRGHGECVEYVKSFNIPLLVLGGGGYTVRNVARCWTYETSLLVEEAISEELPYSEYFEYFAPDFTLHPDVSTRIENQNSRQYLDQIRQTIFENLKMLNHAPSVQIHDVPADLLTYDRTDEADAEERGPEENYSRPEAPNEFYDGDHDNDKESDVEI, encoded by the exons ATGTGCCGCTTTCACTCTGAGGACTACATCGACTTCTTGCAGAGAGTCAGCCCCACCAATATGCAAGGCTTCACCAAGAGCCTTAATGCCTTCAACGTGGGTGATGACTG CCCAGTGTTTCCCGGGCTCTTTGAGTTCTGTTCCCGTTATACAGGCGCATCTCTGCAAGGAGCAACCCAGCTGAACAATAAG atctGTGATATTGCCATTAACTGGGCTGGTGGCCTGCACCATGCCAAGAAGTTTGAG GCCTCTGGCTTCTGCTATGTCAATGACATTGTGATTGGCATCCTGGAGCTGCTCAA GTACCACCCTCGGGTGCTCTACATTGATATCGACATTCACCATGGTGATGGAGTTCAGGAAGCCTTCTACCTCACTGACCGGGTGATGACAGTCTCCTTCCACAAATATGGAAACTACTTCTTTCCTGGCACAG GGGATATGTATGAAGTTGGAGCAGAGAGTGGCCGCTACTACTGTCTCAATGTGCCCTTGCGGGATGGCATCGATGACCAGA GTTACAAGCACCTTTTCCAGCCGGTTATCAACCAGGTGGTGGACTTCTACCAACCCACATGCATTGTGCTCCAG TGTGGAGCTGACTCCCTGGGATGTGATCGTTTGGGCTGCTTCAACCTCAGCATTCGAGGACATGG GGAATGCGTCGAATATGTCAAGAGCTTCAATATCCCTCTACTGGTGCTAGGTGGTGGTGGCTATACTGTCCGAAATGTTGCGCGATGCTG GACATATGAAACATCACTGCTGGTAGAAGAAGCCATCAGTGAGGAGCTTCCCTATAGCG AATACTTCGAGTACTTTGCCCCAGACTTCACGCTGCATCCAGATGTCAGCACCCGCATCGAGAATCAGAACTCACGCCAG TATTTGGACCAGATCCGCCAGACAATCTTTGAAAACCTGAAGATGCTGAACCATGCACCCAGTGTCCAGATTCATGATGTGCCTGCAGACCTCCTGACCTACGACAGGACTGATGAGGCTGATGCAGAGGAGAGGGGTCCTGAGGAGAACTATAGCAG GCCAGAGGCACCCAACGAGTTCTATGATGGAGACCATGACAATGACAAGGAAAGCGACGTGGAGATTTAA
- the RELL2 gene encoding RELT-like protein 2, whose translation MSEPQPDLEPPQHGLYMLFLLVLVFFLMGLVGFMICHVLKKKGYRCRTSRGSEPDDAQLQPPEDDDMNEDTVERIVRCIIQNEANAEALKEMLGDSEGEGTVQLSSVDATSSLQDGAPSHHHTVHLGSAAPCIHCSRNKRPPLVRQGRSKEGKSRPRPGETTVFSVGRFRVTHIEKRYGLHEHRDGSPTDRSWGSGGGQDTGGSQGSGGGQPRAGIPAIESVPPERPQPLGLASPPVQNGGLRDGSLVPCALEGNPRASAEPMLGAGGKGPSPGLASREAIGQPSKLDTSDHQVSPPQGAGGV comes from the exons ATGTCGGAACCACAGCCTGACCTGGAGCCGCCCCAACATGGGCTATAcatgctcttcctgcttgtgctggTCTTCTTCCTCATGGGCCTCGTAGGCTTCATGATCTGCCACGTGCTCAAGAAGAAGGGCTACCGCTGCCGCACGTCGAGGGGCTCGGAGCCTGATGATGCCCAGCTCCAGCCCC CTGAGGACGATGACATGAATGAGGACACAGTAGAGAGGATTGTTCGCTGCATCATCCAAAATGAAG CCAATGCTGAGGCCTTGAAGGAGATGCTGGGGGACAGTGAAGGAGAAGGGACAGTGCAGCTGTCCAG CGTGGATGCTACCTCCAGCCTGCAAGATGGAGCCCCTTCCCATCATCACACAGTGCATCTGGGCTCTGCAGCCCCTTGCATCCACTGCAGCCGCAACAAGAGGCCCCCACTTGTCCGTCAGGGACGCTCCAAGGAAGGAAAGAGCCGCCCCCGGCCTGGAGAGACCACCGTGTTCTCTGTGGGCAG gtTCCGAGTGACACACATTGAGAAGCGCTATGGGCTACATGAGCATCGTGATGGCTCTCCCACGGACAGGAGCTGGGGGTCTGGTGGAGGGCAGGACACAGGGGGTAGTCAGGGGTCTGGGGGAGGGCAGCCCAGGGCAGGGATACCTGCCATTGAGAGTGTGCCCCCTGAGAGGCCACAGCCCCTGGGCCTCGCCAGTCCCCCAGTGCAGAACGGAGGACTCAGGGATGGCAGCCTAGTCCCTTGTGCACTCGAAGGGAACCCTAGAGCCTCTGCAGAGCCAATGctaggggctggagggaagggccCAAGCCCAGGACTGGCCAGTCGAGAGGCAATTGGACAGCCAAGCAAACTGGACACCTCAGATCACCAG GTGTCCCCACCAcagggagcagggggtgtgtGA
- the FCHSD1 gene encoding F-BAR and double SH3 domains protein 1 isoform X1 — protein sequence MQPPPRKVKPAQEVKLRFLEQLSILQTRQQREADLLEDIRSYSKQRAAIEREYGQALQKLAGPFLKREGHRSGELDSRPFLGRGRMVFGAWRCLLDATVAGGQARLQASDRYRDLAGGTGRSAKEQVLRKGAENLQRAQAEVLQSIRELSRSRKFYGQRERVWALAQEKAADVQARLNRSDHGLFHTRTSLQKLSTKLSAQSAQYSQQLRAARNEYLLNLVATNAHLDHYYQEELPALLKALVSELLEHLRDPLTLLSRTELEAAETALEHARRGGQATSQVSWEQDLKLFLQEPGVFSPTPPQEFQPAGTDQVCALELEGDAGGMAGDRTLEKEVQRWTSRAARDYKIQNHGHRVLQRLEQRRQQAAEREAPGIEQRLQEVRESIRRAQVSQVKGAARLALLQGAGLDVQRWLKPAMTQAQDEVEQERRLSEARLSQRDLSPTAEDAELSDFEECEETGELFEEPAPTALATRPLPCPAHVVFSYQAGHEDELTITEGEWLEVIEEGDADEWVKARNQHGEVGFVPERYLNFSDLSFPESGHDSDNPSGAEPTAFLARALYSYTGQSAEELSFPEGALIRLLPRAQDGVDDGFWRGEFGGHVGVFPSLLVEELLGPPGPSELSDPEQMLPSPSPPSFSPPVPTSALDGAPAPVLPVDQDLDCPGPLDVMVPRLRPTRPPPPPPAKAPDPGHPDPLT from the exons ATGCAGCCGCCGCCCCGAAAA GTGAAGCCGGCCCAGGAGGTGAAGCTTCGTTTCCTGGAGCAGCTGAGCATCCTTCAGACCCGGCAGCAGAGGGAGGCGGATCTGCTGGAGGACATCAG GTCCTACAGCAAGCAGAGGGCGGCCATTGAACGGGAATATGGACAG GCACTCCAGAAACTGGCTGGGCCATTCCTGAAGAGGGAAGGACACCGGAGTGGGGAGTTGGACAGCAG ACCTTTtctggggagaggcaggatgGTGTTTGGTGCCTGGCGCTGCCTGCTGGATGCCACTGTGGCTGGGGGCCAAGCCCGGCTCCAGGCGTCTGACCGATACCGTGACCTGGCAGGGGGCACAGGGCGGAGTGCCAAGGAGCAGGTGCTTAGGAAG GGAGCAGAAAACCTCCAGAGGGCACAAGCTGAGGTGCTGCAGTCTATCCGGGAGCTGAGCCGAAGTCGGAAGTTCTATGGACAGCGGGAACGTGTGTGGGCCTTGGCACAGGAAAAGGCGGCTGATGTCCAGGCTAG ACTGAACCGAAGTGACCACGGGCTCTTCCACACTCGGACCAGTCTCCAGAAACTCAGCACCAAG CTGTCTGCCCAGTCAGCCCAGTACTCCCAGCAGCTGAGAGCAGCCCGCAATGAGTACCTGCTCAACTTGGTGGCCACCAATGCCCACCTTGACCACTACTACCAGGAGGAATTGCCAGCCCTGCTCAAG GCCCTGGTCAGCGAGCTGTTGGAACACTTGAGGGACCCCCTGACCTTGCTAAGCCGCACTGAGCTGGAAGCTGCAGAGACGGCCCTGGAGCATGCCCGCCGTGGAGGGCAGGCAACCTCCCAG GTAAGCTGGGAGCAGGATCTGAAGCTCTTTCTTCAGGAGCCTGGAGTGTTTTCCCCCACACCACCTCAGGAGTTTCAGCCTGCAGGGACTGATCAG GTGTGTGCCTTGGAGCTGGAGGGGGACGCAGGAGGCATGGCGGGGGACCGTACCCTGGAGAAAGAGGTTCAACGCTGGACAAGCCGAGCTGCCCGAGACTACAAGATCCAGAACCATGGGCATCgg GTGCTGCAGCGGCTGGAGCAGAGGCGACAGCAGGCTGCAGAGCGGGAGGCTCCAGGTATAGAACAGCGGCTGCAGGAAGTGAGGGAGAGCATCCGGCGGGCACAG GTGAGCCAGGTGAAGGGGGCTGCCCGGCTGGCCCTGCTACAAGGAGCGGGCCTAGATGTGCAGCGCTGGCTGAAGCCAGCCATGACCCAGGCCCAGGATGAGGTGGAGCAGGAGCGACGGCTCAGTGAGGCCCGGCTGTCCCAGAGGGACCTTTCTCCCACG gctgAGGATGCTGAGCTCTCTGACTTTGAGGAATGTGAGGAGACAGGGGAGCTCTTTGAGGAGCCTGCCCCCACAGCCTTGGCAACTAgaccccttccctgccctgcgcATGTGGTGTTCAGCTATCAG GCAGGGCATGAAGATGAGCTGACCATCACAGAGGGCGAGTGGCTGGAGGTCATAGAAGAGGGAGATGCTGATGAATGGGTCAAG GCTCGAAACCAGCACGGCGAGGTAGGCTTTGTCCCTGAGCGGTATCTCAACTTCTCGGACCTCTCCTTCCCTGAGAGTGGCCACGACAGCGACAATCCCTCAGGGGCAGAGCCCACAG CCTTCCTGGCCCGTGCCCTATACAGCTACACAGGACAGAGTGCAGAGGAGCTGAGCTTCCCCGAGGGGGCACTTATCCGCCTGCTGCCCCGGGCTCAGGATGGAGTGGATGATGGCTTCTGGAGGGGAGAATTTGGGGGCCATGTGGGGGTTTTCCCCTCCCTGCTAGTGGAGGAGCTGCTTGGCCCCCCAGGACCCTCTGAACTCTCAGACCCTGAACAG ATGCTGCCATCCCCTTCTCCTCCTAGCTTCTCACCTCCTGTGCCCACCTCCGCCTTGGATGGAGCGCCTGCGCCTGTGCTGCCTGTGG ACCAAGATCTGGACTGCCCTGGACCCCTAGATGTGATGGTTCCTCGACTCAGGCCG ACGCGTCCACCGCCTCCCCCGCCGGCTAAAGCCCCGGATCCTGGCCACCCAGATCCTCTCACCTGA
- the FCHSD1 gene encoding F-BAR and double SH3 domains protein 1 isoform X2 yields MQPPPRKVKPAQEVKLRFLEQLSILQTRQQREADLLEDIRSYSKQRAAIEREYGQALQKLAGPFLKREGHRSGELDSRMVFGAWRCLLDATVAGGQARLQASDRYRDLAGGTGRSAKEQVLRKGAENLQRAQAEVLQSIRELSRSRKFYGQRERVWALAQEKAADVQARLNRSDHGLFHTRTSLQKLSTKLSAQSAQYSQQLRAARNEYLLNLVATNAHLDHYYQEELPALLKALVSELLEHLRDPLTLLSRTELEAAETALEHARRGGQATSQVSWEQDLKLFLQEPGVFSPTPPQEFQPAGTDQVCALELEGDAGGMAGDRTLEKEVQRWTSRAARDYKIQNHGHRVLQRLEQRRQQAAEREAPGIEQRLQEVRESIRRAQVSQVKGAARLALLQGAGLDVQRWLKPAMTQAQDEVEQERRLSEARLSQRDLSPTAEDAELSDFEECEETGELFEEPAPTALATRPLPCPAHVVFSYQAGHEDELTITEGEWLEVIEEGDADEWVKARNQHGEVGFVPERYLNFSDLSFPESGHDSDNPSGAEPTAFLARALYSYTGQSAEELSFPEGALIRLLPRAQDGVDDGFWRGEFGGHVGVFPSLLVEELLGPPGPSELSDPEQMLPSPSPPSFSPPVPTSALDGAPAPVLPVDQDLDCPGPLDVMVPRLRPTRPPPPPPAKAPDPGHPDPLT; encoded by the exons ATGCAGCCGCCGCCCCGAAAA GTGAAGCCGGCCCAGGAGGTGAAGCTTCGTTTCCTGGAGCAGCTGAGCATCCTTCAGACCCGGCAGCAGAGGGAGGCGGATCTGCTGGAGGACATCAG GTCCTACAGCAAGCAGAGGGCGGCCATTGAACGGGAATATGGACAG GCACTCCAGAAACTGGCTGGGCCATTCCTGAAGAGGGAAGGACACCGGAGTGGGGAGTTGGACAGCAG gatgGTGTTTGGTGCCTGGCGCTGCCTGCTGGATGCCACTGTGGCTGGGGGCCAAGCCCGGCTCCAGGCGTCTGACCGATACCGTGACCTGGCAGGGGGCACAGGGCGGAGTGCCAAGGAGCAGGTGCTTAGGAAG GGAGCAGAAAACCTCCAGAGGGCACAAGCTGAGGTGCTGCAGTCTATCCGGGAGCTGAGCCGAAGTCGGAAGTTCTATGGACAGCGGGAACGTGTGTGGGCCTTGGCACAGGAAAAGGCGGCTGATGTCCAGGCTAG ACTGAACCGAAGTGACCACGGGCTCTTCCACACTCGGACCAGTCTCCAGAAACTCAGCACCAAG CTGTCTGCCCAGTCAGCCCAGTACTCCCAGCAGCTGAGAGCAGCCCGCAATGAGTACCTGCTCAACTTGGTGGCCACCAATGCCCACCTTGACCACTACTACCAGGAGGAATTGCCAGCCCTGCTCAAG GCCCTGGTCAGCGAGCTGTTGGAACACTTGAGGGACCCCCTGACCTTGCTAAGCCGCACTGAGCTGGAAGCTGCAGAGACGGCCCTGGAGCATGCCCGCCGTGGAGGGCAGGCAACCTCCCAG GTAAGCTGGGAGCAGGATCTGAAGCTCTTTCTTCAGGAGCCTGGAGTGTTTTCCCCCACACCACCTCAGGAGTTTCAGCCTGCAGGGACTGATCAG GTGTGTGCCTTGGAGCTGGAGGGGGACGCAGGAGGCATGGCGGGGGACCGTACCCTGGAGAAAGAGGTTCAACGCTGGACAAGCCGAGCTGCCCGAGACTACAAGATCCAGAACCATGGGCATCgg GTGCTGCAGCGGCTGGAGCAGAGGCGACAGCAGGCTGCAGAGCGGGAGGCTCCAGGTATAGAACAGCGGCTGCAGGAAGTGAGGGAGAGCATCCGGCGGGCACAG GTGAGCCAGGTGAAGGGGGCTGCCCGGCTGGCCCTGCTACAAGGAGCGGGCCTAGATGTGCAGCGCTGGCTGAAGCCAGCCATGACCCAGGCCCAGGATGAGGTGGAGCAGGAGCGACGGCTCAGTGAGGCCCGGCTGTCCCAGAGGGACCTTTCTCCCACG gctgAGGATGCTGAGCTCTCTGACTTTGAGGAATGTGAGGAGACAGGGGAGCTCTTTGAGGAGCCTGCCCCCACAGCCTTGGCAACTAgaccccttccctgccctgcgcATGTGGTGTTCAGCTATCAG GCAGGGCATGAAGATGAGCTGACCATCACAGAGGGCGAGTGGCTGGAGGTCATAGAAGAGGGAGATGCTGATGAATGGGTCAAG GCTCGAAACCAGCACGGCGAGGTAGGCTTTGTCCCTGAGCGGTATCTCAACTTCTCGGACCTCTCCTTCCCTGAGAGTGGCCACGACAGCGACAATCCCTCAGGGGCAGAGCCCACAG CCTTCCTGGCCCGTGCCCTATACAGCTACACAGGACAGAGTGCAGAGGAGCTGAGCTTCCCCGAGGGGGCACTTATCCGCCTGCTGCCCCGGGCTCAGGATGGAGTGGATGATGGCTTCTGGAGGGGAGAATTTGGGGGCCATGTGGGGGTTTTCCCCTCCCTGCTAGTGGAGGAGCTGCTTGGCCCCCCAGGACCCTCTGAACTCTCAGACCCTGAACAG ATGCTGCCATCCCCTTCTCCTCCTAGCTTCTCACCTCCTGTGCCCACCTCCGCCTTGGATGGAGCGCCTGCGCCTGTGCTGCCTGTGG ACCAAGATCTGGACTGCCCTGGACCCCTAGATGTGATGGTTCCTCGACTCAGGCCG ACGCGTCCACCGCCTCCCCCGCCGGCTAAAGCCCCGGATCCTGGCCACCCAGATCCTCTCACCTGA